The following are encoded together in the Nitrospira sp. genome:
- a CDS encoding PilZ domain-containing protein: protein MSLKVEEQRTEPRVSVQFRTMVSGSVESEGTGTILDLSKSGCRLESQLLMLPGLSLELRIAIPGLEWALTIDGADVQWADEDRAGLAFVRIRETEQQRLSDVITTLLARKPEDGNEEQVELVPFEFQGLEAVFSKDPELAIRKGLAWFAQDPAEFPSRGGSLLSRAFPTCTPELTSRLGELVKGGDDREADFALALLQNYLGSTSIDGVLKEIVSRFPHDDRKMSNVRTFINSLGVVLPSGEFGLAEAWQDKKGALTRWLTDERLAVTAFAEQHMAELDHMILEERRRVELERELRERTRHEDESGHDHGYRPKPF, encoded by the coding sequence ATGAGTTTGAAGGTAGAGGAGCAGCGGACTGAACCCAGAGTTTCGGTTCAATTTCGCACGATGGTGTCGGGCTCCGTAGAGTCCGAAGGGACGGGAACCATTCTCGATCTATCAAAGAGTGGGTGCCGGCTGGAAAGCCAGCTCCTCATGTTGCCAGGCCTCTCGTTAGAACTGCGCATCGCTATACCCGGCTTGGAGTGGGCGCTGACGATTGATGGAGCTGATGTGCAGTGGGCGGACGAGGATCGCGCCGGGCTGGCGTTTGTTCGCATCAGAGAAACCGAACAGCAACGACTCAGCGATGTGATAACAACTCTCCTCGCACGGAAGCCTGAGGACGGCAATGAAGAACAGGTCGAGCTGGTACCATTTGAGTTTCAAGGACTTGAAGCGGTGTTTTCGAAAGATCCTGAACTCGCCATCAGGAAGGGACTGGCGTGGTTCGCTCAAGACCCTGCGGAATTCCCCTCTCGAGGAGGAAGCTTGCTTAGCAGAGCGTTCCCCACCTGCACGCCAGAGTTGACGTCCAGGCTTGGCGAGTTGGTCAAAGGTGGCGACGACAGGGAGGCAGATTTCGCTCTCGCACTTCTTCAGAACTATCTTGGTTCGACCTCCATTGATGGCGTCTTGAAAGAGATTGTGTCACGTTTTCCACATGACGATCGCAAAATGAGCAACGTTCGAACCTTTATCAATAGTCTCGGTGTGGTCCTGCCCTCCGGTGAATTCGGACTTGCGGAAGCCTGGCAGGACAAGAAAGGCGCGCTGACGCGCTGGCTGACAGATGAGCGACTGGCGGTTACGGCCTTCGCCGAGCAACACATGGCCGAGCTCGATCACATGATTCTGGAAGAGCGTCGCCGTGTGGAGCTTGAGCGGGAACTGCGCGAGAGAACCAGGCATGAGGACGAGTCAGGCCATGATCATGGCTACAGGCCGAAACCATTCTGA
- a CDS encoding cobalamin-dependent protein (Presence of a B(12) (cobalamin)-binding domain implies dependence on cobalamin itself, in one of its several forms, or in some unusual lineages, dependence on a cobalamin-like analog.), translating into MKIEYSKGNRASKELILLNRQQFEETSGRKMKVMLIFPPDWFPSEPYLSLPSLTAVLRQAGHSVIQKDINCEMWDWYFSEDFLKKVLRRVPQQLDRLRKLARKRELSESEMDVQLALCDVTRPRMEKLIKDAEEAKRTIRSEEFYDINKLEWSLQVFREVMSVVSMVYFPARICMPPMETDLSYKVYVSSEVMDAVNDTQVNIYRDVFDHLVKPAIEHEQPDVIGISIVLQQQMFSTMTFCALIKQHFPHIHVTIGGNTVTRLRDVLPQSPLFQYFDSAVVYEGETAFVQLVSAVGAKRSLAEVPNTLYKDGTGVHTSPTSYAEDLATLPPPDFDGLPLGKYFVPTRILPYLATRGCYWGRCEFCDHGEGYTAGYRSKKIQDALTDIKYLRDKYGATHFHFTDESYPPALFRKLTRGLIDSQMGITWTTHMRFEKSLLEETVWQDAKKSGCKYLHFGYESGVERVLQLMDKATTAEVMTKHLKLTAEAGIWNHCMGFFGFPGETKEEAWQSVQFLEQNKDHVHSLGFGTFDLGRHNPVAKHPEKWGVTAYKNPEWDLALDYYYTVKNGMSIEEAERVFEQFERKHNPGWDLRLYTREYIFLYISRFGLGKLSDIQYGSLKTVGVTTTLAGKM; encoded by the coding sequence ATGAAGATCGAGTATTCGAAGGGCAACCGCGCGTCCAAGGAGCTGATCCTTCTCAACCGCCAGCAGTTTGAGGAGACCAGTGGCCGGAAGATGAAGGTGATGCTGATCTTCCCGCCTGATTGGTTTCCCTCTGAGCCGTACCTTTCCTTACCATCCCTCACCGCTGTTCTTCGCCAAGCCGGCCATTCAGTTATTCAAAAGGACATCAACTGTGAGATGTGGGACTGGTACTTCAGCGAGGACTTTTTGAAAAAGGTCCTGCGTCGGGTGCCACAGCAACTTGACCGTCTCCGGAAGCTTGCAAGGAAGCGAGAGCTGAGTGAATCTGAGATGGACGTGCAGCTGGCGCTCTGCGATGTGACCCGTCCTCGAATGGAAAAGTTGATCAAAGACGCAGAAGAGGCAAAGCGCACCATAAGAAGTGAAGAGTTCTATGATATTAATAAGTTAGAATGGTCACTTCAAGTCTTTCGTGAAGTAATGTCGGTGGTCTCGATGGTCTATTTCCCTGCGCGGATTTGCATGCCGCCGATGGAGACGGACCTCTCGTACAAGGTCTATGTCTCGTCGGAAGTCATGGATGCGGTGAATGATACACAGGTGAATATCTACCGCGATGTATTCGATCATCTGGTGAAGCCGGCGATTGAGCATGAGCAGCCGGACGTGATCGGCATTTCGATCGTCCTGCAACAGCAGATGTTCTCGACCATGACGTTCTGCGCCCTCATCAAGCAGCATTTTCCTCATATCCATGTCACGATCGGTGGCAATACCGTGACGCGACTGCGCGATGTGTTGCCCCAGTCGCCGTTGTTTCAATACTTCGACAGTGCGGTGGTCTATGAAGGGGAGACGGCGTTTGTGCAACTGGTGTCGGCGGTGGGGGCAAAGCGCAGTCTGGCTGAAGTCCCTAACACGCTCTACAAGGATGGGACCGGGGTCCATACGTCACCGACGAGCTATGCCGAAGATCTCGCGACGCTGCCGCCACCGGACTTCGATGGCTTACCACTGGGGAAATATTTTGTTCCGACGAGGATTCTGCCCTATCTGGCGACGCGCGGATGCTACTGGGGGCGCTGCGAATTCTGCGATCACGGCGAAGGCTACACGGCCGGCTACCGGTCCAAAAAGATCCAGGATGCCCTTACGGATATCAAGTATCTTCGTGACAAATATGGCGCGACGCATTTTCATTTTACCGACGAGTCCTATCCGCCGGCTCTGTTCCGCAAGCTCACGCGTGGGTTGATTGACAGCCAGATGGGCATCACCTGGACAACGCATATGCGGTTTGAGAAGAGTTTGCTTGAGGAAACTGTCTGGCAGGATGCGAAGAAGTCTGGCTGTAAGTATCTCCATTTCGGCTATGAATCAGGCGTGGAGCGAGTGCTGCAACTGATGGACAAAGCGACGACAGCGGAGGTGATGACGAAGCATCTCAAGCTGACGGCAGAGGCGGGGATCTGGAACCACTGTATGGGCTTCTTTGGTTTCCCTGGTGAGACGAAAGAAGAGGCCTGGCAGTCGGTGCAGTTTCTTGAGCAGAATAAAGACCATGTGCATTCGCTCGGGTTCGGGACCTTCGATCTTGGACGGCACAATCCGGTGGCGAAGCATCCTGAGAAGTGGGGCGTGACGGCCTACAAAAATCCCGAGTGGGATTTGGCCCTCGATTATTACTACACCGTGAAAAACGGGATGAGCATCGAGGAGGCGGAGCGAGTATTCGAACAGTTCGAACGGAAGCACAATCCGGGTTGGGATCTGCGGCTTTACACGCGCGAATATATCTTTCTCTATATTTCAAGATTTGGTTTAGGTAAGTTGTCAGATATACAGTATGGGTCGCTGAAAACTGTCGGCGTGACGACGACGCTAGCAGGAAAAATGTAG
- a CDS encoding radical SAM protein has protein sequence MTMPTLLQIDGLAPLAKADRKKSKVMLLFPPEWVPTAPYLALPSLTAVLREAGHTVIQRDINIGMWDHFFSMEFLIWVKARLGMQLKMLQEKEKAGALTEREMNQLAVVEQAYARDLFDLADRAEDAKQIVRGERFYDADLLEGALNTFRETMVYISAAYYPASLVFYPMESNLGYRPGVSKEVFACLEDEQVNVYRDLCNQLVLPEVAKEQPDVIGISIGTQMQLLAGLTFAKLIKESFPHTHVVVGGNVITRLQEDLTYHERFFTEVFDSAILYEGEHALLWLIEALNGQRPLVSVPNLIYRDTSGLHRNPEVYTEKTTALPLPDFDGMPLDRYFVPELIIPYLATRGCYWGRCTFCDHGQGYFDQYRGMPAQLVVDQIKALRDKYHCRHFLFSDESYPPALFKKISQLLVDQQAGIKWTTLIRFEETLQDQAMWDLAAKAGCCTLYYGMESANERVLNLMDKHAKKSVIQRNLQMAAQSGIWNHVMAFYGFPGETFEEAMETRQFVLENQPVIHSLELFYFVAYRHTPMVRHPEKFGITIHKQEEYDLPLDYYYTLNDPSTLSCLDAMQLCEEFYKQDFHPWAVRVNSREHVFLYISKFGTNQLPQIYAQQTQPVGSADGVSGLITWPVAQSQGDEGMSRVTSHEAN, from the coding sequence ATAACAATGCCTACACTGCTTCAAATAGACGGCCTCGCTCCATTGGCCAAAGCCGATCGGAAAAAGTCAAAAGTTATGCTGCTCTTCCCGCCTGAGTGGGTGCCGACGGCTCCGTACCTTGCGCTGCCTTCTCTGACTGCCGTACTGCGCGAAGCAGGGCATACGGTCATCCAGCGCGATATCAATATTGGGATGTGGGACCACTTCTTCAGCATGGAGTTCCTGATCTGGGTGAAGGCTCGGTTGGGAATGCAGCTGAAGATGCTCCAAGAGAAAGAGAAGGCGGGTGCTCTTACTGAACGGGAGATGAACCAGCTGGCTGTCGTCGAGCAGGCCTATGCACGCGACCTGTTCGATCTTGCGGATCGGGCTGAAGACGCCAAGCAAATCGTCCGTGGCGAGCGGTTCTACGATGCGGACTTGTTGGAAGGGGCCCTCAATACCTTCCGTGAGACGATGGTGTATATCTCCGCTGCCTATTATCCCGCATCGCTCGTCTTTTATCCGATGGAAAGTAACCTCGGCTATCGACCTGGCGTTTCGAAGGAAGTGTTCGCCTGTTTGGAAGACGAACAGGTGAATGTCTATCGGGATCTCTGCAACCAGCTGGTCCTCCCGGAAGTGGCTAAAGAGCAGCCTGATGTCATCGGCATCTCCATTGGCACGCAGATGCAGTTGTTGGCCGGGCTCACGTTTGCCAAGTTGATCAAGGAATCATTCCCGCATACCCATGTCGTGGTTGGTGGCAATGTCATCACACGTCTTCAAGAAGACCTGACGTATCACGAACGATTCTTTACAGAGGTGTTCGACTCAGCCATTCTCTATGAGGGTGAGCATGCGCTGCTGTGGCTCATTGAAGCGTTGAACGGACAGCGACCGCTCGTGTCCGTGCCTAACTTGATTTATCGCGACACCTCAGGTCTGCATCGAAATCCTGAAGTCTACACAGAGAAGACAACCGCCCTGCCGCTGCCGGACTTTGATGGAATGCCGCTGGATCGATATTTCGTTCCTGAGCTGATCATTCCCTACCTCGCGACACGTGGCTGTTATTGGGGACGTTGTACATTCTGCGACCACGGCCAAGGTTACTTCGATCAGTATCGGGGCATGCCGGCCCAGCTGGTCGTTGATCAGATCAAGGCGCTACGGGATAAGTACCACTGCCGACACTTTTTGTTCAGTGACGAATCCTACCCACCGGCGCTCTTCAAGAAAATCTCCCAACTTTTGGTCGACCAACAAGCCGGGATCAAGTGGACGACACTCATTCGATTCGAAGAGACTCTGCAAGACCAGGCCATGTGGGACCTTGCGGCCAAAGCCGGCTGCTGCACGCTCTATTATGGGATGGAGTCGGCGAACGAACGAGTGTTGAACCTCATGGACAAGCATGCCAAGAAGAGCGTGATCCAGCGCAATCTTCAGATGGCGGCCCAATCGGGGATTTGGAACCATGTCATGGCCTTCTACGGGTTCCCAGGTGAAACGTTCGAGGAGGCGATGGAGACTCGCCAGTTCGTCCTGGAGAATCAGCCTGTGATTCACTCACTGGAACTGTTCTACTTTGTCGCCTATCGCCATACGCCGATGGTGCGTCATCCTGAGAAATTTGGGATTACGATCCACAAACAGGAAGAGTACGATCTCCCACTCGATTACTATTACACCTTGAATGACCCCAGTACCTTGTCTTGTCTCGATGCGATGCAACTCTGCGAAGAATTCTACAAGCAGGATTTTCACCCCTGGGCTGTGCGGGTGAACTCACGCGAGCATGTCTTTCTCTACATTTCAAAATTCGGAACCAACCAGTTGCCGCAGATCTACGCGCAGCAGACGCAACCGGTGGGATCAGCAGACGGGGTTTCCGGCTTGATTACCTGGCCAGTCGCACAGTCACAGGGCGATGAAGGGATGTCGCGTGTGACCAGTCACGAGGCGAATTAG
- a CDS encoding translation initiation factor, whose amino-acid sequence MKEQKRIPTDGGPIKWTSPFATLKHAQLPTGSFSHAAHDQTTAKPAVPKNNRGRIDIVRQTAHRGGKTVTVLTGFVGIGQAEKEALAKQMQKLCGAGGTVKDGRIEIQGDQRDTVARILVEAGFCPVFAGG is encoded by the coding sequence ATGAAAGAACAAAAACGCATTCCTACCGATGGTGGACCGATCAAATGGACCAGTCCGTTCGCCACGCTGAAACATGCACAACTGCCGACAGGCTCGTTCAGCCACGCCGCCCATGATCAGACTACTGCCAAACCCGCCGTGCCAAAGAACAATCGTGGACGTATCGATATCGTTCGGCAGACTGCTCACCGCGGCGGGAAAACCGTCACAGTACTCACAGGGTTCGTCGGGATAGGCCAGGCGGAAAAGGAAGCGCTCGCGAAACAGATGCAGAAACTCTGCGGCGCTGGTGGAACGGTCAAAGACGGACGGATCGAGATTCAAGGAGATCAGCGTGATACAGTCGCCCGCATTCTCGTCGAAGCGGGGTTTTGCCCAGTCTTTGCCGGAGGATAA
- a CDS encoding PilZ domain-containing protein: MANFPHTRAYVRFPFHSPLIVGGESYVCEGTLRNLSLQGCSIISDRELTLGNLIRVSFLLPGQTRALPIEVSRVIWTQGLECGLEFMELSLPTRLRLGRTLRVALIDYLNARKLRECERTAV, encoded by the coding sequence ATGGCCAACTTTCCTCATACACGGGCGTATGTACGGTTTCCTTTCCACTCGCCGCTCATCGTAGGGGGGGAATCCTATGTGTGTGAAGGGACACTTCGAAACCTTTCCTTGCAAGGCTGTTCAATCATATCCGACCGTGAGCTTACACTGGGTAACCTCATACGTGTGAGCTTCTTGTTGCCCGGTCAGACGCGCGCATTGCCGATTGAGGTGAGCCGAGTCATCTGGACGCAAGGGCTTGAGTGTGGATTGGAGTTTATGGAGCTATCATTGCCTACGCGGTTACGTCTTGGTCGTACCCTACGAGTCGCGTTGATCGACTACCTGAATGCTCGGAAACTGCGTGAGTGTGAGCGAACCGCAGTGTAG
- a CDS encoding CreA family protein: protein MLVYCAAIVSVGSAEEVGSVDTKFKMLGPDHKIVIEAFDDPKIEGITCYLSRSKKGGLKGMVGLAEETSDAALSCRQVGPIHQTGELKEGERVFSESRSLIFKKLQVVRFFDKKRQTYIYLAYSDRVIEGSPQNAISTVPIQPWANQ from the coding sequence ATGTTAGTCTATTGTGCCGCGATCGTTTCGGTGGGTTCTGCAGAGGAAGTGGGGAGTGTCGATACAAAATTCAAAATGTTGGGGCCTGATCACAAAATCGTCATCGAAGCGTTTGACGATCCCAAGATTGAAGGGATCACCTGCTATCTGAGCCGATCTAAAAAAGGTGGCCTGAAAGGGATGGTCGGTTTAGCGGAGGAAACCTCCGATGCCGCATTGTCCTGTCGTCAGGTTGGTCCGATTCATCAGACTGGTGAGTTGAAGGAAGGTGAACGAGTCTTCAGCGAGAGTCGATCCCTCATTTTTAAGAAACTTCAGGTTGTCCGGTTTTTTGACAAGAAACGTCAGACCTACATTTACCTTGCCTATAGCGATCGCGTGATCGAGGGTTCGCCACAGAATGCCATCTCCACCGTGCCCATCCAACCTTGGGCAAATCAATAG
- a CDS encoding TerC family protein: MFDWMAHSEMWIALGTLTALEIVLGVDNIIFISVLVSRLQQHQRNVARRLGLGLAMIARLGLLFSISLVMELTTPLFTLLKQAISGRDLILIIGGLFLLAKATHEIHESLEGADDHATSSIPTSFGMMLFQIMVLDLVFSLDSVITAVGLVEEVSVMAAAIIIAVLVMMFAARAIGDFVDTHPTIKILALSFLILVGVTLMVEGFDVHVPKGYIYFAMAFSVAVEMINLRIRMRTSPPVKLHSRYTNGKPESSIQDH; encoded by the coding sequence ATGTTCGATTGGATGGCTCACTCAGAGATGTGGATTGCTCTTGGAACGTTGACCGCCCTTGAAATTGTCCTTGGCGTGGACAACATTATCTTTATCTCCGTTCTGGTGAGTCGGTTGCAGCAACACCAGCGAAACGTAGCCCGCCGCCTTGGATTAGGCCTTGCGATGATCGCCCGCTTGGGATTGCTCTTCTCTATTTCCCTCGTCATGGAGCTCACGACTCCGCTCTTTACCCTGCTGAAACAGGCCATCTCAGGACGGGATCTGATTCTGATCATCGGCGGACTGTTTCTCCTTGCCAAGGCCACCCACGAGATACACGAAAGCCTGGAGGGCGCTGATGATCACGCCACCTCTTCGATCCCAACCAGTTTTGGGATGATGTTATTTCAGATCATGGTACTGGACCTCGTCTTTTCCTTGGATTCGGTCATCACCGCCGTCGGTCTGGTGGAGGAAGTATCCGTCATGGCAGCTGCCATTATCATCGCTGTGCTCGTCATGATGTTCGCCGCCCGGGCCATCGGCGATTTTGTCGACACACATCCAACGATCAAAATTCTGGCCCTGTCGTTCCTGATTCTCGTCGGAGTCACGTTGATGGTCGAAGGATTTGATGTGCATGTCCCGAAAGGCTATATTTACTTTGCGATGGCGTTTTCGGTCGCCGTGGAGATGATTAATCTGCGAATCCGTATGCGCACGAGTCCTCCTGTGAAGTTGCACAGCCGATACACTAACGGTAAGCCAGAATCCTCGATCCAAGACCACTGA
- a CDS encoding MFS transporter, whose product MPADLGLPITTTIPQRMDRLPWSRWHWLVVGALGVTWLLDGLEVSIVAALGPALTHPDALHFSQSDVGLTASAYLAGSVVGALVFSYLTDRQGRKKWFMITLALYLTATVLTALSWDLMSFMFFRFLTGAGIGGEYAAINSAIDELIPARSRGHTDLAINGTWWVGSAAGALLTLLLLNPAIVPESIGWRLCFVFGAVLGVAIVIVRRVIPESPRWLMTHGRVRDAEAIVSKIERQVSQDSGTVLAEPDGTITVHPRPHATIAMVARELFQSYPRRTALGIGLMVTQSFMYNAISFTYPLLLTKYYAVSTSHVGLYILPFALGNFLGPLLLGRFFDTIGRKPMISLTYGIAGILLMLTGYLFWVGSLTLSTQMLLWSVMFFFASAGASAAYLTVSEVFPMEIRAMAIAFFFVVAQGAGVAAPWLYGMLIESSATSVFYGYLGAAVLMLLGAVIELWLGINAEGQPLEQLAAPLSLRSFSEDPDQST is encoded by the coding sequence ATGCCTGCCGATCTTGGCCTCCCGATTACGACGACGATCCCGCAGCGCATGGATCGGCTACCCTGGTCACGCTGGCATTGGTTGGTCGTTGGAGCGCTTGGAGTGACCTGGTTGCTCGATGGACTTGAAGTATCCATTGTCGCCGCACTTGGTCCGGCTTTAACCCATCCCGACGCCTTACATTTCTCACAATCCGACGTAGGACTGACGGCTTCCGCCTACTTGGCAGGATCGGTCGTTGGGGCGTTGGTCTTTTCCTATCTCACCGACCGCCAAGGACGAAAGAAATGGTTCATGATCACCTTGGCACTCTATCTCACGGCGACCGTGCTGACGGCATTGTCTTGGGACTTGATGAGCTTCATGTTCTTCCGATTTCTGACCGGCGCCGGGATAGGCGGGGAGTATGCCGCGATCAATTCGGCCATCGATGAATTAATTCCCGCCCGAAGTCGTGGACATACCGATCTGGCAATCAACGGGACCTGGTGGGTCGGCTCAGCGGCCGGTGCTCTGCTGACGTTGTTGTTACTGAATCCTGCCATCGTTCCTGAATCGATCGGTTGGCGACTGTGCTTTGTGTTCGGTGCTGTGCTGGGAGTGGCGATCGTCATCGTTCGGCGTGTGATTCCAGAAAGCCCACGGTGGCTGATGACCCACGGTCGTGTCCGTGACGCAGAAGCCATCGTGTCGAAGATTGAGCGACAGGTCTCCCAAGATAGCGGGACAGTGCTTGCGGAGCCCGATGGCACTATCACCGTCCATCCCCGACCTCATGCAACGATCGCAATGGTTGCTCGAGAACTTTTCCAATCCTATCCTCGACGGACCGCTCTGGGCATCGGACTCATGGTGACGCAATCGTTTATGTACAACGCGATATCGTTCACCTATCCACTCTTGCTTACCAAGTACTATGCGGTGTCCACCAGTCACGTGGGTCTCTATATTTTGCCGTTCGCTCTTGGAAATTTTTTGGGTCCGCTGCTCTTGGGTCGATTCTTCGATACGATTGGTCGTAAGCCAATGATCAGCCTGACCTACGGGATCGCCGGTATCCTCTTAATGCTGACAGGGTATTTGTTCTGGGTCGGTTCCCTCACGCTGTCGACGCAGATGTTGCTCTGGTCGGTGATGTTCTTCTTTGCCTCGGCTGGAGCAAGTGCGGCCTATCTGACGGTCAGTGAAGTCTTTCCGATGGAAATCCGCGCGATGGCGATTGCCTTTTTCTTCGTCGTGGCGCAGGGAGCGGGCGTGGCGGCACCGTGGCTCTATGGGATGCTCATTGAATCATCAGCGACCAGTGTGTTTTACGGATATCTAGGGGCTGCAGTCCTGATGTTGCTTGGCGCCGTGATCGAACTCTGGCTGGGAATTAACGCGGAAGGTCAGCCTCTTGAACAACTGGCGGCACCGCTGTCACTACGATCCTTTTCTGAGGATCCAGATCAGTCCACCTGA
- a CDS encoding sel1 repeat family protein: protein MRHCIVTVLLVLACLSGMAPNSVVAAQSIEEAEFAYERGDYTQAARIFSPLAEQGIASAQFYLGLMYEKGRGVRQDHSMALIWFLKAAAKGYAGPQNNLGLMYERGRGVRKDVVRALMWYIIAAGMLSGNEQKTAMSRRDYLTSQMTSVQIEQAQALAQRCQQTRFKDCD, encoded by the coding sequence ATGCGGCATTGTATTGTGACAGTGCTATTAGTTCTAGCCTGTTTGTCAGGCATGGCACCCAATTCCGTTGTGGCAGCACAGTCCATTGAGGAAGCGGAATTTGCGTATGAACGTGGCGATTATACTCAAGCCGCCAGAATCTTTAGTCCACTGGCAGAGCAAGGGATAGCATCGGCCCAGTTCTATCTGGGTCTGATGTATGAAAAAGGACGAGGTGTCCGACAGGACCATTCCATGGCACTGATATGGTTTCTCAAGGCCGCGGCGAAGGGCTACGCCGGCCCGCAGAACAATCTGGGTCTCATGTATGAGAGAGGACGAGGCGTCCGGAAAGACGTGGTTCGCGCGCTGATGTGGTATATCATTGCTGCCGGCATGCTGAGTGGCAATGAGCAGAAGACGGCAATGAGTCGCCGAGACTATCTTACCTCGCAAATGACTTCCGTACAGATCGAGCAAGCTCAGGCGTTGGCACAACGTTGTCAGCAGACACGGTTCAAAGATTGTGACTGA
- a CDS encoding sigma 54-interacting transcriptional regulator, translating into MDDMVGASPAICGVFEKISKVAATEMPVLLTGETGTGKELTAQAIHARSVRKQGPFVPINCAAIPETLLESELFGHERGAFTGAVQQKKANSKLQPAGLCFLMKSVICFLPCRLNC; encoded by the coding sequence GTGGATGACATGGTTGGAGCGAGCCCCGCCATTTGTGGGGTGTTTGAGAAGATTTCCAAAGTGGCAGCGACAGAGATGCCGGTACTGCTTACTGGTGAAACCGGCACGGGCAAGGAACTGACCGCACAGGCTATCCACGCGCGGAGTGTTCGAAAACAAGGACCCTTTGTACCAATCAATTGTGCCGCCATTCCGGAAACCTTGCTTGAGTCAGAGCTCTTTGGCCATGAACGAGGCGCTTTTACTGGAGCGGTACAGCAAAAAAAGGCAAACTCGAAGCTGCAGCCGGCGGGACTTTGTTTCTTGATGAAGTCGGTGATCTGCTTCCTTCCTTGCAGGTTAAACTGCTGA
- a CDS encoding sigma-54-dependent Fis family transcriptional regulator translates to MFLDEVGDLLPSLQVKLLRFLQEGTFERVGGQETLHVDTRVIAATNVELKAAIDQNRFREDLYYRLGVLHIHLPPLRDRGEDALLMAMVFLQQALAMTHKTIRGFSIQAIDALHTHSWPGNVRELSNRVRRAVVMSEGEEITRQDLDLASEDIHATDSLDSLRAAHQRIETELLVKALTFHRGNMSRVARDLKVSRSTLYRKLKQYELEKFTLSLTQPMAIPKITRKSNGAASPSKTSPMMAKEPSIETSLEPAAQIP, encoded by the coding sequence TTGTTTCTTGATGAAGTCGGTGATCTGCTTCCTTCCTTGCAGGTTAAACTGCTGAGGTTTCTCCAGGAGGGTACCTTTGAACGCGTAGGAGGACAGGAGACCCTTCATGTCGATACGCGAGTCATTGCCGCGACCAATGTTGAGCTGAAAGCAGCCATCGACCAGAATCGATTTAGGGAGGACCTCTATTATCGACTGGGGGTCTTGCATATCCATCTTCCTCCACTTCGCGATCGAGGGGAAGATGCCTTGCTGATGGCGATGGTGTTTCTTCAGCAAGCACTTGCGATGACGCACAAGACCATCCGTGGATTTTCGATTCAGGCCATCGACGCACTGCATACCCATTCGTGGCCAGGGAATGTACGGGAATTAAGTAATCGGGTTCGACGGGCTGTCGTGATGAGTGAAGGGGAGGAGATCACACGCCAGGATCTTGACCTGGCTAGTGAAGACATTCATGCCACGGATTCATTGGATTCCCTACGAGCGGCCCATCAGCGAATTGAAACCGAATTACTCGTGAAGGCACTCACGTTTCATCGTGGAAACATGAGTCGGGTCGCTCGGGATCTCAAGGTGAGCCGCTCAACTCTTTATCGCAAACTGAAACAGTATGAACTCGAAAAATTCACTCTTTCGCTTACACAACCTATGGCGATTCCAAAAATAACACGCAAGTCGAATGGTGCTGCAAGTCCTAGTAAGACGAGTCCTATGATGGCGAAAGAGCCCTCAATCGAAACCTCACTTGAACCGGCAGCTCAAATCCCCTAG